The following proteins are encoded in a genomic region of Bacillus sp. FJAT-22090:
- a CDS encoding tyrosine-type recombinase/integrase, whose amino-acid sequence MKQILLDSEYYKSWEKYSYLKPISIRTYTVELKKFEQYLSNCGYQGDLDFDNFFFFEESNEYAPIDKEFIDNYLDYLRDELSASNHILYDNIVYLRNFFGFLKSMNKIKSNPMAYYKNNYYERKLVDRSLSINECKNVLRAALKNDPFFRQDYTLLLLMMTTGLRNREVRYICLDQICFERGVIIVDRGQKKSANVVYMPTSLKNELNRYLSHPTFKEWSKNGNQLIFFKDSKMLSYDKLNNLIKKISQDAGITRNVSTHTFRHTTAYLMQTAGIDISIIQRQLRHVSIATTLRYLPPMRQFNTLVNENASDTEVED is encoded by the coding sequence ATTTCAATTCGTACGTACACTGTAGAGCTAAAGAAATTTGAACAATACTTGAGTAACTGTGGTTACCAAGGAGATTTAGATTTTGATAATTTTTTCTTCTTTGAAGAGTCTAATGAGTATGCTCCTATTGATAAAGAGTTTATTGATAATTATCTTGATTACTTGAGAGATGAGCTAAGTGCTAGCAATCATATTTTATATGATAATATCGTATACCTGAGAAATTTCTTCGGATTCCTAAAAAGTATGAATAAAATTAAATCTAATCCTATGGCTTATTATAAAAATAATTACTATGAGAGAAAATTAGTAGATCGATCTTTGTCAATTAATGAATGCAAAAATGTTTTAAGAGCTGCATTAAAAAATGATCCCTTTTTTAGACAAGACTATACTTTATTACTTTTAATGATGACAACAGGATTACGAAATAGAGAAGTTAGATATATTTGTCTAGATCAAATTTGTTTTGAAAGAGGTGTAATCATAGTTGATCGAGGGCAAAAAAAATCTGCCAACGTAGTTTATATGCCAACCTCACTCAAAAATGAGCTTAACCGTTACCTATCACACCCTACTTTTAAGGAGTGGTCAAAAAACGGAAACCAACTTATCTTTTTCAAAGATTCAAAAATGTTAAGTTATGATAAATTAAATAATTTAATTAAAAAAATCTCACAAGATGCAGGAATAACTAGAAATGTTTCCACTCACACATTTAGACATACAACGGCTTACCTTATGCAAACAGCTGGGATTGACATCTCCATAATCCAAAGGCAACTAAGACACGTTTCAATTGCTACCACACTTAGATATTTACCCCCAATGAGACAATTCAATACCTTAGTAAATGAAAATGCATCAGATACAGAGGTAGAAGATTAA
- a CDS encoding NAD(P)-binding domain-containing protein: MNNIELKQVNTGGCCAPAAKTNVDVTTSSNKELPIAIIGAGPVGLATAAHLANKGERFILLESGDSVGSNILNWGHVRLFSPWQYNIDKIAKKTLENHGWIAPVLDQLPLGSELVNKYLNPLANLPEIHPFLSLNTRVVSISKKGLDKMKTANRENSAFVIYIEQNGMSKRIEARAIIDATGTWSQPNPINADSIWTKEERELKQHIYYGIPDIKGEHKERYKGKKVAVVGGGHSAINTILELSQLNDEVEITWIMRKKNVKDAYGGEDKDALEARGELGSRIHQLVDAGHVKVYSPFLIHQLTKTNDGIGIAGESEGSAVTISPVDEIIANTGSRPDFSFIREIRLSIDTATESVEELAPLIDPNLHSCGTVRPHGEEVLRQPEKDFYIVGMKSYGRAPTFLMATGYEQVRSIVAHLSGDIESAKKVELDLPETGVCSINLTPQSSSQSCCGTEASKC; this comes from the coding sequence ATGAATAACATTGAACTGAAACAAGTAAACACTGGGGGATGCTGCGCACCCGCTGCAAAAACAAATGTAGATGTAACAACATCTTCAAACAAGGAATTACCAATAGCTATTATAGGTGCCGGCCCTGTAGGTTTAGCAACTGCTGCCCATCTAGCTAATAAAGGTGAACGGTTTATTCTACTGGAGTCAGGTGATAGTGTTGGTAGCAATATTCTAAACTGGGGACATGTGCGGTTATTTTCACCATGGCAATACAACATCGATAAGATAGCTAAAAAAACTCTAGAAAATCATGGTTGGATTGCACCTGTTTTAGATCAACTTCCATTAGGAAGTGAATTAGTAAACAAGTATTTAAACCCGTTAGCAAATTTACCTGAAATACACCCTTTTTTATCACTGAATACAAGAGTTGTTTCGATTAGTAAAAAAGGGTTAGATAAAATGAAGACTGCAAATCGTGAAAATTCGGCCTTTGTTATATACATTGAACAGAATGGGATGTCAAAAAGAATAGAAGCAAGGGCAATCATAGATGCTACAGGAACTTGGTCACAACCAAATCCAATAAATGCTGATAGTATTTGGACAAAAGAAGAAAGAGAATTAAAACAACACATTTATTATGGAATTCCTGATATTAAGGGAGAGCATAAGGAAAGATACAAAGGCAAAAAAGTTGCAGTTGTAGGTGGCGGTCATTCAGCCATTAACACAATTTTAGAATTATCACAGTTAAATGATGAAGTGGAAATTACTTGGATAATGAGAAAGAAAAACGTAAAAGATGCGTACGGCGGAGAAGATAAAGATGCTCTTGAAGCAAGAGGTGAATTAGGTAGTCGCATACATCAATTGGTTGATGCTGGTCATGTAAAAGTCTATTCTCCTTTTCTTATTCACCAATTAACTAAGACAAACGATGGAATCGGAATTGCTGGGGAATCAGAAGGCAGTGCAGTAACAATTTCTCCAGTTGATGAAATCATTGCAAATACAGGCAGCCGTCCAGACTTTTCATTTATAAGAGAAATCAGACTTAGTATAGATACTGCTACAGAGAGCGTGGAAGAACTTGCTCCATTAATTGATCCCAACCTTCACAGTTGCGGAACAGTACGACCTCATGGTGAAGAGGTATTAAGACAGCCAGAAAAAGACTTCTATATAGTTGGAATGAAAAGTTATGGTCGAGCTCCAACATTCTTAATGGCTACCGGTTATGAGCAAGTGAGATCTATTGTGGCTCATCTTTCGGGTGACATTGAATCAGCTAAAAAGGTTGAACTTGATCTACCGGAAACTGGTGTATGTAGTATTAATTTAACTCCACAAAGTTCTTCTCAATCATGTTGCGGAACGGAAGCGTCTAAATGTTAG